In the Candidatus Binatia bacterium genome, one interval contains:
- a CDS encoding glucan biosynthesis protein, with the protein MNGFMSGVLEVKSGLVRSGLAGVVLLVVAACMPARGVAFDLDDVAAQAEQLAREPFQDPKGQVPEWLLKIDYDQWRDIRFRPQRALWRDEHLPFQVQFFHPGLYYDRTVAVNVIDAQGVRPVEFSTDQFDYGKNNFAKKVPRKLGYAGFRIHYPLNRPDYPDELIAFVGASYFRALARQQVYGLSARGIAIDTIASTTEEFPYFREFWLVRPAADDGECGASWDGRHEFCGEQRGAGQGRACLYEFRIDQHCRWRRDDGLSRVVARSGRYNGQILGQEKGTPIIARVV; encoded by the coding sequence ATGAATGGGTTCATGTCGGGTGTGCTGGAAGTCAAGTCGGGGCTGGTGCGGTCCGGGCTCGCGGGTGTTGTCCTCTTGGTGGTGGCGGCCTGCATGCCGGCCCGCGGCGTAGCGTTCGATCTCGACGACGTGGCCGCCCAAGCGGAGCAACTGGCTCGCGAGCCCTTCCAAGATCCGAAAGGGCAGGTGCCCGAGTGGCTCCTGAAGATCGACTACGATCAGTGGCGCGACATCCGCTTCCGCCCGCAGCGCGCCTTGTGGCGGGATGAGCACTTGCCGTTTCAGGTGCAGTTCTTTCACCCCGGCCTGTACTATGACCGCACCGTGGCCGTCAACGTCATCGACGCACAGGGCGTTCGACCCGTGGAGTTCTCGACCGATCAATTCGACTACGGCAAGAACAACTTCGCCAAGAAGGTGCCTCGGAAGCTGGGATATGCCGGCTTCCGCATCCATTACCCGCTCAACCGGCCCGACTACCCCGACGAACTCATCGCCTTCGTCGGGGCCAGTTACTTCCGCGCCCTGGCGCGGCAGCAGGTGTACGGGCTGTCCGCTCGCGGCATTGCCATCGATACGATTGCCTCGACGACCGAAGAGTTCCCTTACTTCCGCGAGTTCTGGCTCGTGCGTCCGGCGGCGGATGACGGTGAATGCGGTGCATCCTGGGATGGTCGCCACGAATTTTGCGGCGAACAACGGGGCGCTGGGCAAGGTCGCGCGTGTCTTTATGAATTTCGGATCGATCAGCATTGCCGATGGCGCAGAGACGATGGTTTATCTCGCGTCGTCGCCCGAAGTGGAAGGTATAACGGGCAAATACTGGGTCAAGAAAAAGGAACGCCAATCATCGCCCGTGTCGTATGA
- a CDS encoding 4Fe-4S dicluster domain-containing protein, protein MAHTTLKPGYHDLVERLNRFPQGAPPSDLLYRILEMLFSEREAELVAQVPVKPFTAQQAAKIWKIDVTEARNVLEGLASRAVLLDTETPSGEMMYVLPPPMAGFFEFSMMRLRGDIDQKMLGELFYQYITVEDDFIRALFANGETQLGRVFVNEPMLSADNALHVLDYERASHVIDSATAMGIGVCYCRHKMQHVGRDCNAPKDICMTFNGSAQSLIRHGYARSVSKSEGMDLLAQAYANNLVQFGENVREGVNFICNCCGCCCEAMIAARKFGMMNPVHTTNFIPSIELEKCNGCGKCANICPVEAMTVVSAHDPHHAYKRKAKLDVDICLGCGVCARVCPTHGIQLESRAQRVITPVNSTARIVMMAIERGNLQDLIFDNRALFSHRAMAAILSVILKAPPVKRALASQQMKSRYLEAILDRVSV, encoded by the coding sequence ATGGCGCACACAACTCTGAAACCTGGTTATCATGATTTAGTCGAACGTCTCAATCGTTTTCCGCAAGGCGCGCCGCCGTCCGATTTGCTCTATCGCATTTTGGAAATGCTGTTCAGCGAGCGCGAAGCGGAACTCGTCGCGCAGGTTCCTGTCAAGCCATTCACCGCACAGCAAGCGGCGAAGATTTGGAAGATCGACGTGACCGAAGCGCGCAACGTGCTCGAAGGTCTTGCCAGCCGCGCAGTTCTGCTTGATACGGAAACACCCAGCGGTGAAATGATGTACGTCCTGCCGCCGCCAATGGCTGGGTTTTTCGAGTTCTCGATGATGCGCTTGCGCGGTGACATCGATCAAAAAATGCTCGGCGAATTGTTTTACCAGTACATCACTGTCGAAGACGATTTCATTCGCGCGCTTTTTGCGAACGGCGAGACGCAGCTGGGTCGTGTGTTCGTCAACGAGCCGATGCTTTCCGCCGACAACGCGCTTCACGTTCTCGATTACGAGCGCGCGAGTCATGTCATCGACAGCGCGACGGCGATGGGCATCGGCGTCTGCTACTGTCGCCACAAGATGCAACACGTCGGACGCGATTGCAACGCGCCGAAAGATATTTGCATGACGTTCAACGGGAGCGCGCAGTCGCTCATTCGTCACGGCTATGCGCGTTCCGTGAGCAAATCGGAAGGGATGGATTTGCTCGCGCAGGCGTACGCGAATAATCTCGTGCAATTTGGCGAGAACGTGCGCGAGGGCGTCAACTTTATTTGCAATTGTTGTGGTTGTTGTTGCGAAGCGATGATTGCTGCGCGCAAATTCGGCATGATGAACCCAGTGCACACGACGAATTTCATTCCGTCGATTGAATTGGAGAAATGCAACGGTTGCGGCAAGTGCGCGAACATCTGCCCGGTGGAGGCGATGACCGTTGTCTCAGCGCACGATCCGCATCACGCCTACAAGCGCAAAGCCAAGCTCGATGTCGATATTTGTCTGGGTTGCGGCGTCTGTGCGCGCGTGTGTCCAACGCACGGCATCCAGCTTGAATCGCGCGCACAGCGCGTCATCACGCCCGTTAATTCGACGGCGCGCATTGTGATGATGGCAATCGAGCGCGGCAATTTACAAGATTTGATTTTCGATAATCGCGCGCTGTTCAGTCATCGCGCGATGGCGGCGATTCTGAGTGTGATTCTCAAAGCGCCGCCGGTCAAGCGCGCGTTGGCA